Proteins from a single region of Hypomesus transpacificus isolate Combined female chromosome 9, fHypTra1, whole genome shotgun sequence:
- the b3galt6 gene encoding beta-1,3-galactosyltransferase 6 isoform X2, whose protein sequence is MNLLRLVCRHKTALAIGGLCMFAVVLLFLAKCTSETLKRGQADPPGLAPQAHSALQTRPDNPNPPLRPKDLSAFLVVLITTGPKYTERRSIIRSTWLSRHDSEVLAMFVVGTEGLSAEELQNLNTEQGRHKDLLLLPELRDSYENLTLKLLHMYSWLDNHVDFKFVLKADDDTFARLDLLKEELKGREPSRLYWGFFSGRGRVKTAGKWRESAWELCDFYLPYALGGGYLLSADLVHYVRINAAYLKIWQSEDVSLGAWLAPVDVRRTHDPRFDTEYKSRGCSNKYLVTHKQSLEDMLEKHQTLQRDSRLCREEVKLRLSYVYDWGVPPSQCCQRKDGIP, encoded by the coding sequence ATGAACCTGCTACGCCTCGTGTGTCGCCACAAGACGGCCCTTGCCATCGGAGGTCTGTGCATGTTTGCAgtggtcctcctcttccttgccAAGTGCACCTCAGAGACCCTAAAACGGGGGCAGGCTGACCCCCCCGGGCTGGCCCCCCAGGCCCACAGTGCCCTGCAGACGCGCCCAgacaaccccaacccccccttgcGCCCCAAAgatctgtctgccttcctggtGGTTCTCATCACCACGGGGCCCAAGTACACAGAGCGCAGGAGCATCATCCGCAGCACCTGGCTGTCCCGACACGACTCAGAGGTCCTGGCCATGTTTGTGGTGGGAACTGAGGGCCTGTCTGCAGAAGAGCTGCAGAACCTGAACACGGAGCAGGGCCGACACaaggacctgctgctgctgccggagCTGAGGGACTCGTACGAGAACCTCACCCTCAAGCTGCTGCACATGTACTCCTGGCTGGACAACCACGTGGACTTCAAGTTCGTCCTGAAGGCGGATGACGACACCTTTGCCCGCCTGGACCTGCTGAAGGAGGAGCTGAAGGGCCGGGAGCCCAGCAGGCTGTACTGGGGCTTCTTCTCCGGTCGCGGCCGCGTCAAGACGGCGGGAAAGTGGCGTGAGAGCGCCTGGGAGCTGTGTGACTTCTACCTGCCGTACGCACTGGGCGGAGGGTACCTGCTGTCGGCCGACCTGGTCCACTACGTCCGCATCAACGCCGCTTACCTGAAGATCTGGCAGAGCGAGGACGTGTCTCTGGGGGCATGGCTGGCGCCCGTGGATGTGCGGCGGACCCACGACCCTCGCTTTGACACAGAGTACAAGTCCCGGGGCTGCAGCAACAAGTACTTGGTGACTCACAAGCAGAGTCTGGAGGACATGCTGGAGAAGCATCAGACCCTGCAGAGGGACAGCCGTCTCTGCAGGGAGGAGGTCAAGCTCAGGCTCTCCTATGTGTATGACTGGGGCGTCCCCCCCTCGCAGTGCTGCCAGAGGAAGGACGGGatcccctga
- the b3galt6 gene encoding beta-1,3-galactosyltransferase 6 isoform X1, with protein sequence MTSTMNLLRLVCRHKTALAIGGLCMFAVVLLFLAKCTSETLKRGQADPPGLAPQAHSALQTRPDNPNPPLRPKDLSAFLVVLITTGPKYTERRSIIRSTWLSRHDSEVLAMFVVGTEGLSAEELQNLNTEQGRHKDLLLLPELRDSYENLTLKLLHMYSWLDNHVDFKFVLKADDDTFARLDLLKEELKGREPSRLYWGFFSGRGRVKTAGKWRESAWELCDFYLPYALGGGYLLSADLVHYVRINAAYLKIWQSEDVSLGAWLAPVDVRRTHDPRFDTEYKSRGCSNKYLVTHKQSLEDMLEKHQTLQRDSRLCREEVKLRLSYVYDWGVPPSQCCQRKDGIP encoded by the exons ATGACCAG TACCATGAACCTGCTACGCCTCGTGTGTCGCCACAAGACGGCCCTTGCCATCGGAGGTCTGTGCATGTTTGCAgtggtcctcctcttccttgccAAGTGCACCTCAGAGACCCTAAAACGGGGGCAGGCTGACCCCCCCGGGCTGGCCCCCCAGGCCCACAGTGCCCTGCAGACGCGCCCAgacaaccccaacccccccttgcGCCCCAAAgatctgtctgccttcctggtGGTTCTCATCACCACGGGGCCCAAGTACACAGAGCGCAGGAGCATCATCCGCAGCACCTGGCTGTCCCGACACGACTCAGAGGTCCTGGCCATGTTTGTGGTGGGAACTGAGGGCCTGTCTGCAGAAGAGCTGCAGAACCTGAACACGGAGCAGGGCCGACACaaggacctgctgctgctgccggagCTGAGGGACTCGTACGAGAACCTCACCCTCAAGCTGCTGCACATGTACTCCTGGCTGGACAACCACGTGGACTTCAAGTTCGTCCTGAAGGCGGATGACGACACCTTTGCCCGCCTGGACCTGCTGAAGGAGGAGCTGAAGGGCCGGGAGCCCAGCAGGCTGTACTGGGGCTTCTTCTCCGGTCGCGGCCGCGTCAAGACGGCGGGAAAGTGGCGTGAGAGCGCCTGGGAGCTGTGTGACTTCTACCTGCCGTACGCACTGGGCGGAGGGTACCTGCTGTCGGCCGACCTGGTCCACTACGTCCGCATCAACGCCGCTTACCTGAAGATCTGGCAGAGCGAGGACGTGTCTCTGGGGGCATGGCTGGCGCCCGTGGATGTGCGGCGGACCCACGACCCTCGCTTTGACACAGAGTACAAGTCCCGGGGCTGCAGCAACAAGTACTTGGTGACTCACAAGCAGAGTCTGGAGGACATGCTGGAGAAGCATCAGACCCTGCAGAGGGACAGCCGTCTCTGCAGGGAGGAGGTCAAGCTCAGGCTCTCCTATGTGTATGACTGGGGCGTCCCCCCCTCGCAGTGCTGCCAGAGGAAGGACGGGatcccctga
- the LOC124471881 gene encoding coiled-coil domain-containing protein 42-like: MGLKFDQKLSAQRVRKEGLEQKEADIKDYLRNFDSFLKESQLKWSQAARRAVREQALAAQAAAQLAFLRRELKELTLKKEKLLTLVQKHKIFPCYLDQVVRASEQFQEAWQATSRMDTLLQTREDLLSSTQQNESCSQGIRVQLRHIQDQTSGTLLLLNNQLASLQVELDRARHHTSVWDNRWAHIQNTAAKDTLLLGTIKVAILNLYQITSKKTKDGKETVALEDTATQLEKVQTYLRNLSAVWEEVNQR; this comes from the exons ATGGGGCTT AAGTTTGACCAGAAGCTGTCGGCCCAGCGAGTGAGAAAGGAGGGGCTGGAGCAGAAGGAGGCCGACATAAAGGATTATCTGAGGAACTTTGACAGTTTTCTTAAG GAGAGTCAGCTGAAGTGGAGCCAGGCGGCGAGGAGGGCTGTGAGGGAGCAGGCGTTGGCAGCCCAGGCTGCAGCACAGCTGGCCTTCCTGAGGAGAGAGCTGAAGGAACTCAcattgaagaaagaaaaactgttGACTTTGGTACAGAAGCACAAAATATTCCCCTGCTATCTAGATCAAGTGGTCAGAGCCAGTGAGCAG TTCCAGGAGGCCTGGCAGGCAACGTCCCGGATGGACACGCTGCTGCAGACCAGGGAGGATCTTCTGAGCAGCACTCAGCAGAACGAGAGCTGCTCCCAGGGGATCCGCGTCCAGCTCCGGCACATCCAGGACCAGACCAGCGGCacgctgctgctgctcaacaaTCAGTTGGCCAGCCTGCAGGTGGAGCTGGACCGGGCCCGGCATCACACCTCCGTGTGG GACAACCGGTGGGCTCACATCCAAAACACCGCAGCCAAGGACACCCTGTTGTTGGGAACCATCAAAGTCGCCATTTTAAACCTGTATCAAATCACCAGCAAGAAAACCAAAGATGGCAAAGAGACTGTGGCCCTCGaggacacagccacacagctggAGAAG GTCCAGACGTACCTCAGGAATCTTTCGGCTGTCTGGGAGGAGGTGAACCAACGCTGA